One Gordonia pseudamarae genomic window, CGCGTTCTGGGTGATGAGTGTGCCGCCGGTGGCTGTTCCGGTCGGCGCGGGCTGTGTGGTGGTCATTTCTTCAGACTTCCGGTCGAGGCGATGCGGTTGCCGATTCTTCGGATTCGAGTGCGCGGCGCATCGTCCGGAGCCAGTAGCCGTGCTGCACGGGGTACAGGCCCTCGTCCTCGTTCGTGACGCCGGCCGAGATCACCCCGGGCATGTCGAGGGACCTGGCCACCTCGTCGGGGCCGGTGAGCCAGTGTTCGGCACCCCGGCTCATGTCGTTCCAGGGGGCCGCGGTGGCGCGGTAGGTGAGCTGGCACGACCGGAACTCCTCCAGATCGTCCGGGGTGGCCATGCCGGAGGCGTTGAAGAAGTCCTCGTACTGGCGGATTCGGTGGGCCCGGGCCGCATCGCTCTCGCCCTTGGCCTCGCCGAACTGCTCGGTGAGCCGGTCCAGCTTGTCCCAGAGCGGACGGTCCTGCGGGTTGGCGGCCCAGGTCCACAGGCACAGATGGCCGTTCGGGTACGACCAGTAGCCGCCGCCCGATTTGCCCCAGCCGCCCGCGTCGAGTGCCTTCGTGCCGTTCGTGGACTCGCCGGTGGTGCGGCGGGATGTGGTGGCGGCGTAGTTCCAGTGGGTGGCGGTGACGTGGTAACCGTCGGCGCCGTTCTCCGCCTGCACTTTCCAGTTGCCGTCGTAGGTGTAGGTCGACGAGCCGCGCAGCACTTCGAGCCCGTCGGGGGACTGATCGACCAGCATGTCGATGATCTTGGTGGTGTCACCGAGATGTTCGGTGAGGTCGACGACATCGGGATTGAGGCTGCCGAACAGGAAGCCGCGGTAGTTGCCGAATCGCGCCACCTTGGTCAGGTTGTGCGAACCGGCGACGTCGAAGGTATCGGGGTAGCCGGCGCCGTCGGGGTCCTTCACCTTGAGCAGGGTGCCGTCGTTGCGGAACGTCCAGCCGTGGAACGGGCAGGTGAGCGTGGTCCGATTGTCGGTCTTGCGGCGGCAGATCATGGCGCCGCGGTGTGCGCAGGCGTTGATCAGGCAGTGCAGTGCACAGTCGATATATTTGTGGGGTTGTCGCCGGGCGTGCGACCACACCGGGAGAGGGGTCGACGTGGAGCTTCGCCACCTGCGCTACTTCGCCGCGGTTGCCGAGACCTGCCATTTCGGGCAGGCCGCGGGGCAACTCCACGTGGCCCAGCCGGCGCTGTCGCATGCGATCCGCCAACTCGAGACCGAACTCGACGTGGCACTGTTCGAACGCACAACCCGCCGCGTGTCCCTGACGGCGGCCGGCGAATACCTGCAGGGGGAGACACGCCGGATACTTGACGCGGTCGATCACGCCACCGACGGTGTGCGGCGCATCGCCGCCGGGCGCAGCGGTCTGGTGCGGGTGGGTCTGACCGGAACCGCTTCGTTCTCGCATCTGCCGCTGATGGCCCGGGCCGTGCAGCGGGAACTGCCCGACGTCGCCCTGCAGATCGTCGCCGACATGCTCACCCCCGCGCAGTGCGACGGCCTGCGCGCGGGCACCATCGACCTCGGTCTGCTGCGCCCGCCCGCCGTCGGTGGTGGGATCGACGTCCGCATGATCGACCACGAGCCGCTGGCACTGGTGGTGTCGGCCGATCACCGGCTGGCCGTCGAACCCGTGGTCTCGATGACCGATCTGCGGCCCGAACCCTTCGTCATGTACGGCAGCCGGGATTCGGCGGTCAACGACGCAGTGCTGCGCAGCTGCCGGGCGGCGGGGTTCATGCCGCGCCGCGAACACGAGGCCCCGGGGACGGCGGTGCTGCTCGCCCTGGTCACGGCCGGGCTCGGGGTCGCGGTGGTGCCGTCGTCGGTGCGCGCGCTGCCCTTGCAGGGCATGGTCATCCGGGATCTCGCCGACGGCGGCACCGTCGACCTCGCCCTGGCGCGCCGCCTCGACGACGACAATCCGGTGGTCGAGACGGTGATCGGCGTCGTCGAAGCCGCTATCGCGGCGGCCTCACTCACGGTCGATGGGAGCGGGCGGACCGCCGGGCGCCCGGGGTGGTCCTCGGACCGGCCGACCCCGTGACGGGGCCGGTGTGCCGGTGCCCGCCGAATCGGTGTTCTCAGCGCATCCGGGGGTCGTGGGTCGGGTCCGTGTAGCCGGGCGGGCAGCCCCGGGTGGTGGCTCGGGCGCGGAACTCGAAGTGCCACGGCTCGTTCTGGTAGATACGGCACAGGCCGTAGGTGGCGCCGAATCTGCCGAGCCAGTCGGCGGCGCCGGTGCCGCCGATGTCGACGGCCTTACCGGATACGTGCGGGGAGGTGGCCGGGGTGGCCACCCAGCGGCGGGCCTCCGATAGCGAACCGTAGGTGGTGACGGCCTGGTCGAGCAGGTACTGCTGGTAGGCGCGTGAGCGCCAGCCGCTGTTCACCACGAACGTCACGCCGCCGGTGCGGGCGACACCGGCCGCCGACCGCAACGCCACCAGGAGGGTGCCGTCGAGCCTGCTGACCGCCGGATAGCTGTTGTCGAAGACGCTCACACCGGCCGGGACCACCCCGTCCTCTATACCGATCGCGCCCGTCGGGGCGGCCGAGGCGGTCGAGGCGGCCACGCCGACGGTGGCCGGGATGACGGCGATGGCGAGCGCCGCCACCAGCTGCCGTGCGTGACGCATGATGAGTCCTCCGATGCTGCGTAGCTCGCCGGGACCGATGGTGGCCGTGCGCGGGGTTCCGTGCGATCGTACGTGGACCCGAGACCGCTGGGCCGTCGCCGCGACCGGGGGTGGCGCTGATATCGGGGATGCGTCGCCGGTCAGCCCCGGGAGGTGATGAGCGCCTCATAGACGGCCTCGAACCGCTCGGCCCGGTCCGCGTAGTAGGGCGCCCGGCCGGGATGCGGTTCGCACACCTGGCCGGGCTCCGGCCGCCATCGCTCGATCGATGGTGCCGGCCCAGCCGATGGGGCCACGATGTCCAGTGCGAGGCGGGCGGTGCCCAACAGGGTGGTGCGTTTGGCATCGACGATCTCGATGGGCAGGCCGAGGACGTCGCTCACGGCCTGGAACAGTTCCGGGCGGGCGGTCGCGGCACGCCCGCCCGCGGCGATCTTGACCGCGCCGGGTGCGACGGGACGCAATTGGCGGGCGATGCGCGCGTAGCTCAGGGCGATACCTTCCACGACGCCGCGATAGATGTCGGTGGCGCTGCTCGCGGCACTCACCCCGGTCATGATCGCGCGGGCGTCGGCGGCCCAGCCGGTCGATCGTTCACCGGTGAAGAACGGCAGTACCAGCGGCGTCGTTTCCGAAGGTTCGGCGAGCAGCGCCGTGCGGATCGCATCGTCGGTGAGTTGGTCGGCGGCGAGGTTCCCCGCGAGCCAGTCGGTGGCCCGGCCCACGTCGTTCAGCGCGCCGCCGACGATCCACTTCTGCGCCGACACCGCGTAGCACCACAGCCCGGGCGGCAGCTTCGCGGGCAACGTGTCGACAATCACCCGCAGCGCGCCGCTGGTGGCGCCGGTCGCGCCGATCGTGGTCGAGTCGGCGGCACCGAGTCCGACATTGGCCGAGAGGCCGTCGGAGACCGGAGCGAACCAGCGGGCACCGGCGATCGCCGGCCAGCGCCGGGCCGATTCGTCGGCCGCCCGGCCGATGGGTGTGAACGGGTCGTCGAGATGGTGGATCGGTGGCAGCTGATCTGGTGAAATACCGGCCAGGTCAATGACATCCGCCGACCAGTCGCAGGCTCTGCGGTCCACCAGGCCGGTCCAGGAGGCGCAGGCGGTACCGGTGCCGTGTACCCCGATCAACCGGCGGTAGACGTAGTCGCCCAGCGACAGATAGCGCGCGGGGGTCAGATCGGGCCGGGTCGCGGACAGCCATCGCAGTCGGGCGGGCCAGTAGCTGGAGTGGATGCGGGTGCCGGTGAGCTGCTGCACGGCGTGTTCGTCGGCCTCGGCCCGCAATTGCTCCACCTGGGCGGCGCACCGTCCGTCGGCGTAGGTGAAACACGGGGTCAGCGCGGTGCCGTCACGGTCGACGGCGACCAACGACGAGGCGAAGGAGTCGAAGGCCACCGCTTCGACGAGGCCGGGCCGCACCCGGTCAGCCAGTACGTCGAGGATCTGGGAGAGTTCGTCGACCACCTGGTCGGGGTCGATGGTCGAGGTGCCGTCGGCGACGGCGGTGAAGCTGTGCGGAATCTTGACTCGCTTGCCGATGGGCCGGCCGTGGGCGTCGTACAGCGCGCCGCGACATGCCGTCGACCCCACATCCAGGCCCAGAACGAGTGGCGGCTCGGCTTCGTCGAGCGGGATTCCCTTGCTCACGATTCTCTGTCCTCGAAAGTCTTTGTTGTCAGGCCGGCTACGTCTTTGTCAGGTGATCAGGCTCAGCAGCCAGACGAAGATGAATCCGACCACCGAGATGGCCGTCTCCATCAGCGACCAGGTTTTGATGGTCTGGCCGACCGTCATCCCGAAGTATTCCTTGACCAGCCAGAAGCCCGCGTCGTTCACGTGCGAGAAGAACAGCGACCCGCAGCCTATCGCGAGTACCAGCAGCGCAAGGTGATTGGCCGACAGGTCGGCGGCCAGCCCGGCGACGATACCCGCGGCGGTGACGGTGGCGACGGTCGCCGACCCGGTGGCCAGCCGGATACCGACGGCGACAAGCCAGCCGAGCAGCAACACCGAGATGTTCTTCCCGTCGGCCCAGTCCGCGATGACGTTCCCGACGCCCGCGTCCACCAGGACCTGTTTGAAACCGCCGCCCGCACACACGATCAACATGATCCCGGCGACGCCGGGCAGGCCCCGGCCGAGCGAATCGCTGGCCTGGGAACGGTTCATGCCGCTGCCGAGTCCCAGCACGAAGTAGGCCACCGACACCGTGATCAGCAGCGCCACCGACGGCGTGCCGATGACGTCGAAGATCTTGCGCGCCGTGTTGTCCTCGTCGGTGATGACCAGTTTGATGATCGCGTCGGGCAGCATCAGCGCGACCGGCAGCAGCAGCATCGCCACCGCGCGGGAAAACCTGGGTTGCCTTGTCGCTCCGGTCACCTCCTGCGAGGTGGCCTCCCCGACGGCACCGACCGTCGCGTTCGCGTTGAGCGGCACGAGCCGGTCGAGGTACCGGCCCAGGATCGGCCCGCAGATGATCAGGGTGGGAATCGCCACGATGATGCCGAACAGCAGGGTGCGTCCGTGGTCGGCGCTCAGGCTCGCGATCGCCGTCTCCGGGCCGGGGTGCGGGGGCACCAGACCGTGCAGCACGGACAGGCCGGCGAGGGCGGGGATCCCGACGAGCATCAGCCGGTGCCCGGAGCGGCGGGCCACCATCACCACGATCGGCACCAGGATCACGACGCCGATCTCGAAGAACATCGGCAGACCGATCAGTGCCGCCA contains:
- a CDS encoding LysR substrate-binding domain-containing protein, encoding MELRHLRYFAAVAETCHFGQAAGQLHVAQPALSHAIRQLETELDVALFERTTRRVSLTAAGEYLQGETRRILDAVDHATDGVRRIAAGRSGLVRVGLTGTASFSHLPLMARAVQRELPDVALQIVADMLTPAQCDGLRAGTIDLGLLRPPAVGGGIDVRMIDHEPLALVVSADHRLAVEPVVSMTDLRPEPFVMYGSRDSAVNDAVLRSCRAAGFMPRREHEAPGTAVLLALVTAGLGVAVVPSSVRALPLQGMVIRDLADGGTVDLALARRLDDDNPVVETVIGVVEAAIAAASLTVDGSGRTAGRPGWSSDRPTP
- a CDS encoding GntT/GntP/DsdX family permease is translated as MSMLAVAADAPTQISAPTQISSAGNTQLILAALAGIAAVVVLITVIRLHPFLSLLIASGTVALVAWIPGATAVKSFTTGAISPNGGFSGTAGSVALLVALGAMLGQILIESGGAQRVVDTISNRLSDAALPWGMTLMAALIGLPMFFEIGVVILVPIVVMVARRSGHRLMLVGIPALAGLSVLHGLVPPHPGPETAIASLSADHGRTLLFGIIVAIPTLIICGPILGRYLDRLVPLNANATVGAVGEATSQEVTGATRQPRFSRAVAMLLLPVALMLPDAIIKLVITDEDNTARKIFDVIGTPSVALLITVSVAYFVLGLGSGMNRSQASDSLGRGLPGVAGIMLIVCAGGGFKQVLVDAGVGNVIADWADGKNISVLLLGWLVAVGIRLATGSATVATVTAAGIVAGLAADLSANHLALLVLAIGCGSLFFSHVNDAGFWLVKEYFGMTVGQTIKTWSLMETAISVVGFIFVWLLSLIT
- a CDS encoding gluconokinase; translation: MSKGIPLDEAEPPLVLGLDVGSTACRGALYDAHGRPIGKRVKIPHSFTAVADGTSTIDPDQVVDELSQILDVLADRVRPGLVEAVAFDSFASSLVAVDRDGTALTPCFTYADGRCAAQVEQLRAEADEHAVQQLTGTRIHSSYWPARLRWLSATRPDLTPARYLSLGDYVYRRLIGVHGTGTACASWTGLVDRRACDWSADVIDLAGISPDQLPPIHHLDDPFTPIGRAADESARRWPAIAGARWFAPVSDGLSANVGLGAADSTTIGATGATSGALRVIVDTLPAKLPPGLWCYAVSAQKWIVGGALNDVGRATDWLAGNLAADQLTDDAIRTALLAEPSETTPLVLPFFTGERSTGWAADARAIMTGVSAASSATDIYRGVVEGIALSYARIARQLRPVAPGAVKIAAGGRAATARPELFQAVSDVLGLPIEIVDAKRTTLLGTARLALDIVAPSAGPAPSIERWRPEPGQVCEPHPGRAPYYADRAERFEAVYEALITSRG
- a CDS encoding M15 family metallopeptidase; its protein translation is MRHARQLVAALAIAVIPATVGVAASTASAAPTGAIGIEDGVVPAGVSVFDNSYPAVSRLDGTLLVALRSAAGVARTGGVTFVVNSGWRSRAYQQYLLDQAVTTYGSLSEARRWVATPATSPHVSGKAVDIGGTGAADWLGRFGATYGLCRIYQNEPWHFEFRARATTRGCPPGYTDPTHDPRMR